A region of the Desulfobacter postgatei 2ac9 genome:
TTTTCCCAGATCAAGCAATTTTGAAAAGCCTTCGTGGGGGATTGTTTCACGATAAAGATTCAACCTGTGCCCATAAAACGCCCAGGCAATTTCAGGCTGTTTGTCAAACCAGACAGGGTCTGCCATTTCACTGAACGATTTGCCCAGTTTCGCTATGGGCGGATAGGCTTTCCAGAAACCTGAATTTCCCCTGAAATCAGGCAAACCCGAATCGACGCCCATACCGGCACCGGCCGTTATAAAAAGTGCGTCTGCATCTTTAATTGCCTGGCAAGCCTGTTTGATATTTTTGTTTAGGTTCTCCATAAAATATACCGGTATTACCCGGCCCCGTTTTTAAATAAATTGAAGCACTATTCCCAATTTACGGGAGGAGTGTTACATATAAAGCAATGGCATGCCATGTTCAACAACAAATATGAAAGGAGGAAATAACTATGAAGCTGAAAACAGCAGATGGCGGCTGGAGTCCTTATTTGGCAGGGGCGCTGGTGGGACTTTTGGCCATCGCTTCGGTGTATGCAACCACAAAGTGGATGGGCAAGACCAATTACCTTGGTGCGTCAACGACATTTGTGCGTGCCGCAGGATTGCTTGAAAAAACGGTCTCTCCGGAGAGCGTTGCTGCAAACGCATACTTTACCAAGGAAAAAGTACGGGTGGATTGGCAGTTCATGCTTGTGATCGGGATCTTCTTCGGAGCCTTGATCTCATCCCAGACAGACAGGAGCTTCAAGTTCGAAACTATTCCGCCGATCTGGAAAGAGCGGTTTGGCCCATCGATCGGCAAACGGGCGGCAGGCGCCTTTTTGGGAGGTATTGTGGCCATGATCGGGGCGCGCATGGCAGACGGCTGCCCAAGCGGTCACGGTCTTAGTGGCATGATGCAGCTGTCGGTCAGCGCTTTCATCGCATTGGCTATGTTTTTCGTGGTCGGGGTAATCGTTGCAGGACTTTTATACAGGAGGAGATCATCATGAGCACCGGTCAGATCCTTGGTTTGATTACAGGCGTTTTATTCGGATTTTTTCTGCAGAAAGGACGTGTTCTGCGCTTTCAAAAGCAGATCGGTGCAATGCTCTTGAAGGATATGACGATCTTCAAGTTTATGTTATCGGCCATCTTGGTCGGTATGGTCGGGATTCAGCTGCTTGCCGGTGCCGAAATTATTTCTCTCAGCCATAAGGCAATGAATGTGGGGGCTGTTCTAGTTGGAGGCGCTCTTTTCGGCGGCGGTTGGGCCGTGATGGGCTTCTGTCCGGGAACTTCGATCGGTGCCCTTGGCGAGGGACGATGGCACTCCGTCTTCGCCATTGCAGGCATGATAGCAGGAGCGGCCCTTTACGCTGAACTTTATCCGTTTTTCAAATCAACAGTTCTTGCGTGGAAAGATTTCGGAAAAATCAGTATGTTCGAACTATTGAACATCTCTCCCTGGCTCATCATCGCTGTGTTCTGGGCTGGAATCATCCCGATGTTTGTCTGGTTTGAAAAAAAGGGACTCTAACCTTAGGAATGAGACCGGAATAACTTAACCCGGCAGCGCGGGCAAAACGCCCGCGCTGCCGGATTTAGCAAAAAGGGTAAGTTATTTAAGACCCGTTCCTTAATGGTCGTATTTTTTCCTTATCAGGAGAACGTGGCAATGTTGTTGGCAATAACATATTCAATATTATAGCCGCAGATGATGGAAATGAGATGGGCACCGTTGAAGATCATGACCACCAGCCAGATTAAAATGCTGATCCCTACTGCAGCTGCGCCCACATCCTTTATCGCCTTGATTTTTTCATTTTCCCTGATTTCGACAAAATCGCAGATTGCTTCAATCGCGGTATTGAGCATTTCCGTCACCACAACAAGGCCGGTTGCAAGAAGAATTATCTCAAAATCCAGCCACTGACGGAAAATAAAGGCCAGGATAAGGATGATGGTAGAGAGTACCAGCTTATAAGCAACAGTCAGTTCATAGCGGAAAACAAATCTGAGCCCCGCTAGTATGACCCTCATTTTACGCAAGGGATTATACCCTGGTTCTCCGGTACCAAGAAATTTATTTCTCATAATGAAGGTTCCCTGTCGATCATAATATTGCCGCAGCCAAGGTTTTATTCCGGTGCCCCGGAGCGGATCATGTACATTGTATTAATCAGAAAAAGGCTTGTAAAGGAATTCACCTGTCAATGGGATGAGCCCGTATGCCAGCGGCTTTATGGATTGGTATCCCATCCATGCTTCATGGACTAAAATGATGCCCAAAATGGCCGCAATCGTATAAAACAGATTAAAACGCGTTGTGTTCTGCATATTCAATTCTCCTGATGTTGATTTTGAAAATATAATCTTCTTTAATCCCCTCAGTTGCCTGGCTGATGGAAAGCAAACGAACATGCCTCTGGGATTTGAGCCAATTCAAAAGTTCGTAAAACTCTTGATAAGTAATGCGACCACGCTTTTCATCAATTTCTTTAAAGTCATATTCATGGAACAAAACAACAATGACAGGTTGAGTGACAGAAGATGTTCGTGATGCTTCGATGGCATCGCCAAGCTTAGAGAGGTTGCATGAGTATGGCAGGAAATTTAGCTTACACGCGGTTACCTCCATTCTTTTATTGTCCGCCGAAAGAGTTGAAAACCCAAGTTTCTCAAGAGCCCTTAACGTGTTCAGGTCGTACCTGTTCCACGGTGGCACAAACGTATTGATAGGCGCGTCTATCATGCCCTCAAGCAGAGTCTTGCCTTTGGCTAATCTCTCTGCCTGACTGTTGTAATCCAGGCCTGAAAATTCTGCCCATTGCTCAGTGCTGATTGTCTGGTGAGAGTAACCATGCAAGGCTACATCCAATATACCCTCATTAACGCCGTTCTTTAAAATATTCCCTTTTATCGGTGTAAGAGGGATTAGATCCTGCGCAGAGGGATCATGAATATCGTTTGCACATACATAGGGGATGACACCTATGGTAAAGCAAGCGTCATGCTTGCGGAAGGCATCAATGATTCTCAGCTCCATGTCCGTATTGCTGCAGGCCGAATAATCATCGAACCGAAAGACGACATTGACTTGTTTCATTTCAATTGGATGTTTGTTGCAGGCCGTGATTGAAATCACACATAAAAATAAAAAGGTAACCGGAATTCGTTGGAATAATACGATGGTTCGCACTTGAACATCCTTTCAATAAAATTGGCCTGACAAGTTAGTCTGTGGTTTCCGTTTATCTTTCATGCCGGGATTGTGGTGTGCCAAAGCGGCCTGAACGGCTGCCGCAAAAAATGGACGCAGTTGAAGGCGTCTGCCTTGACTGCGTCTCAAATTTTGATCCGGTACAGCCCGCTGCCGATTTTGTGCAGTTCTGTAGTCTGGTTTTCAGCGCTTTGTTTTTATTAACCCTGGGCCGTACAGAATTGTGCCGCCTTTCTGATGCGCTGGACGGTTTTTTCTTTGCCAAGGGCGATAAACATTTCAAATATGCCGGGGCTCACCGTTGTGCCGGTGACAGCCACCCGCAGGGGTTGGGCGATTTTTCCAAATCCGAGGCCTGTTTCCTCCATGATCTGTTTAAACATCTCCTCCTGGGGGCCCTGGCTGAAATCACAAAGTTCTTCCAGGGCGTGGGCGCATTTGTTTAAAAGGTCTGAGGTTTCAGGCTTAAGAAATTTTTTGGCCGCCTTTTCCTCAAACTCGATCTCATCCATGTAGTAGAACGCCGCACCCTGGGCCATCTCCACAAGGGTTTTGCTTCTGGGTTGAAGCGTTTCGATTACCCCCTGGGTAAAGACATCATTTTGGGCCTCAATGCCAAGGTCCGCCAGGTGAGGCACAAGGTCATCGCCCAATTCTATGGGCTTCTTTTTCTGGATGTGTTTGGCGTTCAGGGCGTATAGCTTATCCATATCAAACATGCCTGCAGAACGGCCAAGATGTTCAAGGTCGAACTTTTCAATAAGCTCCTGGCGTTCAAAAAACTCCTGGTCGCCATGGGACCATCCCAACCTGACCAGATAGTTGATCAGTGCATCAGCCAGAAATCCCATCTTTTTATATTCACCCACGGACATGGCGCCATGACGTTTGCTCAGTCGGGCCTTATCTGATCCCAGCACCATGGGTACATGGCCGAACACCGGCAGCGGCGCGCCTAAAGCCTGATAAATCAGAATTTGTTTGGGCGTATTCACCAGGTGGTCATCCCCCCGGATAATGGTGTTGATGCCCATGGTGATGTCGTCCACCACCACCGCAAGATTGTACATGGCCATACCCGAGCTTCTCTGGATGATGAAGTCATCAATTTCCGTATTCTGAAAAGCGGTACTGCCCTTGACAATGTCATCCACAATGGTGACGCCTGTGTCGGGAGTTTTCAACCGCACCACGGTGTTTGTCCCTTTTTTAAGCCCGCGGTTCCGGCATTTGCCGTTATACATGGGCTTCAACCCCTTGGCCTTGGCCTCTTCGCGCATGGCATTAACCTCTTCGGGCGTGCAGTCGCAATAGTAGGCATGACCCTGCTCAACCAGACGGTCGATGTGTTCATTGTAAATATCATGGCGCTGGGTCTGGAAATAGGGGCCGTCATCCCAGTCAATTCCCAGCCATTCCATGGATTCCAGAATGGCGTCCACAGACTCTTTTGTGGAACGGGCTTCATCAGTATCTTCTATGCGTAGCACAAACTGCCCTGCGTTTTTTCTGGCCCACAGCCAGTTGAAAAGTGCGGTTCTGGCACCGCCGATATGCAGGTAGCCGGTAGGGGAGGGCGGAAAGCGTGTGATTATTGTATTCATTATGATCTCCAAAAGTTAAACTCTACGAACAACAGCCG
Encoded here:
- a CDS encoding YeeE/YedE thiosulfate transporter family protein, translating into MKLKTADGGWSPYLAGALVGLLAIASVYATTKWMGKTNYLGASTTFVRAAGLLEKTVSPESVAANAYFTKEKVRVDWQFMLVIGIFFGALISSQTDRSFKFETIPPIWKERFGPSIGKRAAGAFLGGIVAMIGARMADGCPSGHGLSGMMQLSVSAFIALAMFFVVGVIVAGLLYRRRSS
- a CDS encoding DUF6691 family protein codes for the protein MSTGQILGLITGVLFGFFLQKGRVLRFQKQIGAMLLKDMTIFKFMLSAILVGMVGIQLLAGAEIISLSHKAMNVGAVLVGGALFGGGWAVMGFCPGTSIGALGEGRWHSVFAIAGMIAGAALYAELYPFFKSTVLAWKDFGKISMFELLNISPWLIIAVFWAGIIPMFVWFEKKGL
- a CDS encoding diacylglycerol kinase, producing the protein MRNKFLGTGEPGYNPLRKMRVILAGLRFVFRYELTVAYKLVLSTIILILAFIFRQWLDFEIILLATGLVVVTEMLNTAIEAICDFVEIRENEKIKAIKDVGAAAVGISILIWLVVMIFNGAHLISIICGYNIEYVIANNIATFS
- a CDS encoding DUF2334 domain-containing protein, whose amino-acid sequence is MRTIVLFQRIPVTFLFLCVISITACNKHPIEMKQVNVVFRFDDYSACSNTDMELRIIDAFRKHDACFTIGVIPYVCANDIHDPSAQDLIPLTPIKGNILKNGVNEGILDVALHGYSHQTISTEQWAEFSGLDYNSQAERLAKGKTLLEGMIDAPINTFVPPWNRYDLNTLRALEKLGFSTLSADNKRMEVTACKLNFLPYSCNLSKLGDAIEASRTSSVTQPVIVVLFHEYDFKEIDEKRGRITYQEFYELLNWLKSQRHVRLLSISQATEGIKEDYIFKINIRRIEYAEHNAF
- the gltX gene encoding glutamate--tRNA ligase gives rise to the protein MNTIITRFPPSPTGYLHIGGARTALFNWLWARKNAGQFVLRIEDTDEARSTKESVDAILESMEWLGIDWDDGPYFQTQRHDIYNEHIDRLVEQGHAYYCDCTPEEVNAMREEAKAKGLKPMYNGKCRNRGLKKGTNTVVRLKTPDTGVTIVDDIVKGSTAFQNTEIDDFIIQRSSGMAMYNLAVVVDDITMGINTIIRGDDHLVNTPKQILIYQALGAPLPVFGHVPMVLGSDKARLSKRHGAMSVGEYKKMGFLADALINYLVRLGWSHGDQEFFERQELIEKFDLEHLGRSAGMFDMDKLYALNAKHIQKKKPIELGDDLVPHLADLGIEAQNDVFTQGVIETLQPRSKTLVEMAQGAAFYYMDEIEFEEKAAKKFLKPETSDLLNKCAHALEELCDFSQGPQEEMFKQIMEETGLGFGKIAQPLRVAVTGTTVSPGIFEMFIALGKEKTVQRIRKAAQFCTAQG